In Leptospira bourretii, a genomic segment contains:
- the arsS gene encoding arsenosugar biosynthesis radical SAM (seleno)protein ArsS (Some members of this family are selenoproteins.) produces the protein MNVSEQHSTLRSYSGKPFHETVGKSIPARSLKVFQINVGRWCNQACRHCHVDASPIRTEVMDRATVDLCLDLISKIPEIETVDITGGAPEGNPNFKYLVEEVRKLGKRVMDRCNLTILEEPGYEWLYDFLVTHKVEIVSSLPSVMESTTDNQRGKGVFQKSITALKKLNSLGYGTTLPINLVYNPNGLFLSSGQVQLEKEYKDTLFKKYGIVFNQLFCINNLPINRFLASLVRAEKFEMYMETLVNAYNPATVAGLMCLDQISVGYDGSVYDCDFNQMLDLKSREVKHIKDFDLPAYLSREIVVANHCYGCTAGAGSSCGGEIV, from the coding sequence ATGAATGTATCCGAGCAACATTCCACCTTACGTTCGTATAGTGGGAAACCATTTCATGAAACTGTAGGGAAATCCATTCCTGCAAGGTCCTTAAAGGTTTTCCAAATCAATGTAGGACGTTGGTGTAACCAAGCTTGTCGACATTGCCATGTGGATGCTTCTCCCATTCGAACCGAAGTGATGGATCGGGCCACAGTGGATCTTTGTTTGGATTTAATATCCAAAATTCCAGAAATAGAGACGGTGGATATTACCGGTGGTGCTCCCGAAGGAAATCCAAATTTTAAGTACCTAGTCGAAGAGGTAAGAAAGTTAGGAAAACGGGTGATGGATCGTTGTAATTTAACGATTTTAGAAGAGCCTGGTTATGAATGGTTATATGATTTTTTAGTGACTCATAAGGTCGAAATTGTCTCCTCTCTTCCTTCTGTTATGGAAAGTACCACCGACAACCAAAGAGGAAAAGGTGTATTTCAAAAGTCTATTACCGCCTTGAAGAAGTTAAATTCACTCGGTTATGGAACCACACTTCCAATCAACTTAGTTTATAATCCTAATGGCCTTTTTTTAAGCTCGGGACAAGTGCAGTTGGAAAAAGAATATAAGGATACTCTCTTCAAAAAATACGGAATTGTTTTTAACCAACTGTTTTGTATCAATAATCTTCCCATCAATCGATTTCTTGCTTCTTTGGTAAGAGCCGAAAAATTTGAAATGTATATGGAAACTTTAGTCAATGCATACAATCCCGCCACTGTGGCAGGGCTTATGTGTTTGGACCAAATTTCCGTAGGTTATGATGGTTCTGTTTATGATTGTGACTTCAATCAAATGTTAGATTTGAAATCGAGAGAAGTAAAACATATCAAGGATTTCGATTTGCCAGCTTACCTGAGTCGAGAAATCGTAGTAGCAAATCATTGTTACGGATGTACTGCTGGTGCAGGATCTAGTTGTGGTGGGGAGATTGTTTAG
- a CDS encoding AMP-dependent synthetase/ligase — translation MANNLAEVYKESAEKFGPRPAFWYKNAQKDYQALTYKELYEDGLALAEALIELGVKAREHVGVLADNRMEWIIADCAVLTAGAANVPRGSDITDSEIVYILNHSEAKVIFVENDKVYEKYKNNKSQVKSVKTVIIMDKDTKLKSGAGILHFYDLLEQGRDMRAKGKREAEKRMAGIKPDDLYTLIYTSGTTGMPKGVMLMHSNMIHQMHYVVPRVAKVSPDDRMLSILPVWHIFERVVEYFAIINGGSTYYTKVTELRNDIQKARPTFMASAPRVWESIYNGIYTRINDPKQTPPVRRLLFKVAYFFSKHYHAAIRFLKGWEVDYEGRNIIQSLALSVVSIIKLLLTGPFTVTILTILAAQFGLPEESPLKTPLYVIAGLGVLFNSFTLDRIVLAKIRQATGGHLRATLSGGGALQKHVDAFFMDIGITVLEGYGMTETGPVISARTFDRPIMGSVGDIVPLSQVQIRDDAGNVLCHIDDKKNIIFGKLGVKGVVHIKGPQVMKGYYKNPETTKKTIVDNWMNTGDIGMINFKKTLTLTGRAKDTIVLLGGENVEPVPIENKIDESTYIKQSMIVGQDQKVLGAIIVPDFDALIPWAEENGISEKNPEKLITNPKVVDFYKKEVRNFNSVKTGFKNFEQVQYVTLITKPFEVGDELTNLMKMKRHVITEKYKDRILELYKNS, via the coding sequence ATGGCAAATAACCTAGCAGAAGTTTATAAGGAATCCGCAGAAAAATTCGGTCCAAGACCCGCATTCTGGTATAAGAATGCCCAAAAGGATTACCAAGCCCTCACTTACAAGGAACTTTACGAAGACGGGCTCGCACTGGCAGAAGCCCTCATTGAATTAGGGGTTAAGGCGAGAGAACACGTCGGAGTTCTTGCTGACAACCGTATGGAATGGATCATTGCCGATTGTGCAGTGTTAACTGCTGGTGCTGCCAACGTTCCACGGGGATCTGATATTACAGATTCGGAAATCGTTTATATTTTGAATCATTCTGAAGCGAAAGTTATTTTCGTGGAAAATGATAAAGTTTACGAAAAATATAAAAACAACAAATCCCAAGTAAAGTCGGTGAAAACCGTTATCATTATGGACAAAGACACCAAATTAAAGTCAGGTGCTGGAATCCTACATTTTTACGATCTCCTGGAACAAGGGAGAGATATGCGTGCCAAAGGGAAACGGGAAGCCGAAAAACGAATGGCCGGAATCAAACCGGACGATTTGTACACTCTCATTTACACATCAGGAACCACGGGAATGCCAAAAGGTGTTATGCTTATGCATTCCAATATGATCCACCAAATGCATTATGTAGTTCCTCGAGTTGCCAAGGTTTCACCTGACGATCGTATGTTGTCCATCCTTCCAGTATGGCATATTTTTGAGCGAGTTGTGGAATACTTTGCCATCATCAACGGTGGTTCTACTTACTATACAAAAGTAACCGAACTTCGTAACGACATCCAAAAAGCAAGACCTACCTTTATGGCTTCTGCCCCACGTGTTTGGGAAAGTATATACAACGGGATTTACACTCGAATCAATGATCCAAAACAAACTCCTCCTGTGAGACGATTATTGTTTAAGGTTGCATACTTTTTTTCCAAACATTACCATGCGGCAATTCGTTTCTTGAAAGGTTGGGAAGTGGATTATGAGGGAAGAAATATCATTCAGTCCCTAGCTTTGTCTGTGGTTTCTATCATAAAGCTTTTGTTAACTGGTCCATTTACGGTAACGATCCTTACCATCCTTGCGGCACAGTTTGGTTTGCCTGAGGAAAGCCCTCTGAAAACTCCATTGTATGTGATTGCTGGGTTAGGGGTTTTATTTAATTCCTTTACATTGGATCGCATTGTCCTCGCAAAAATTCGCCAAGCAACAGGTGGACATTTACGTGCTACTCTTTCCGGTGGTGGGGCACTCCAAAAACATGTGGATGCTTTCTTTATGGACATTGGGATTACAGTTCTTGAAGGGTACGGTATGACAGAAACGGGACCGGTCATTTCTGCACGAACCTTTGATCGTCCCATCATGGGATCTGTGGGTGATATTGTTCCACTCAGCCAGGTACAAATTCGAGATGATGCGGGAAATGTCCTTTGCCACATTGATGATAAAAAAAATATCATCTTCGGTAAGTTAGGTGTGAAAGGTGTGGTTCATATCAAGGGACCACAGGTAATGAAAGGGTATTACAAAAATCCAGAAACTACCAAAAAAACCATCGTAGACAATTGGATGAATACCGGTGATATCGGTATGATTAACTTCAAAAAAACACTGACTCTTACAGGTCGTGCGAAGGATACAATCGTTCTACTTGGTGGAGAAAACGTAGAGCCGGTTCCTATCGAAAATAAAATTGATGAATCAACTTACATCAAACAGTCGATGATTGTGGGCCAAGACCAAAAGGTTCTCGGTGCTATCATTGTTCCTGACTTTGATGCACTCATCCCTTGGGCGGAGGAAAATGGAATTTCAGAAAAAAATCCTGAAAAACTGATCACCAATCCAAAGGTTGTCGATTTCTATAAAAAAGAAGTTCGTAATTTTAACAGTGTTAAAACTGGATTCAAAAACTTTGAACAAGTACAGTATGTAACGCTAATCACAAAACCATTTGAAGTGGGTGATGAGCTTACTAACTTAATGAAGATGAAACGGCACGTGATTACGGAAAAATACAAAGACAGAATTTTGGAACTCTACAAAAACAGTTAA
- a CDS encoding arsenosugar biosynthesis-associated peroxidase-like protein, whose protein sequence is MAENHYYNAKDLGKFGEIGRTNPALADKFFGYYNAVMAEGALSEREKALIALAVAHALKCPYCIDAYTSTSLQKGADEAQMNEAVHVAAAMAAGINLVHSVQMQNKIDELSF, encoded by the coding sequence ATGGCAGAAAATCATTATTACAATGCAAAAGATTTAGGAAAGTTTGGAGAAATTGGAAGAACGAATCCAGCTCTTGCTGATAAATTTTTCGGATATTACAATGCGGTGATGGCGGAAGGTGCTTTATCCGAAAGAGAAAAAGCTCTGATTGCACTTGCTGTGGCACATGCGTTAAAATGCCCTTACTGCATTGATGCTTATACTTCCACTTCCTTGCAAAAAGGTGCAGATGAAGCACAAATGAATGAAGCAGTTCATGTGGCAGCAGCAATGGCCGCAGGAATCAATTTGGTTCATAGTGTTCAAATGCAAAACAAAATTGATGAACTTTCTTTTTAA
- a CDS encoding enoyl-CoA hydratase/isomerase family protein — MTPFAEIFHGERILEIKMQSNEKNTFDFEAFVLFEQILNKHANNPNLRVLLFTSAQTQFFSNGIEPTLMYGKTEFDVRKSVEQLLRTAQTYFQFPVPTIAVVNGHCMAAGAVFALFSDYRYMVDKGARIGFSEAIVGLNFPSIPTIVLQDLVGVKVTRDLLFTGKQIKGPEAKEIGLVDELFSAESLFGESLKFAESLSKLTNNSSRGMKTALREPYRKKMESLFQIDADLFTKVILSPDGQEGFLSLIEKRRPKFST, encoded by the coding sequence ATGACTCCTTTTGCAGAGATCTTTCATGGAGAGCGCATCTTGGAAATCAAGATGCAATCCAATGAAAAGAATACTTTCGATTTCGAAGCTTTCGTATTATTCGAACAAATCTTAAACAAACACGCAAACAATCCAAATTTGCGTGTTTTGCTTTTTACATCCGCACAAACACAGTTTTTCTCCAATGGGATTGAACCCACTCTTATGTATGGAAAAACAGAATTCGATGTTCGGAAATCCGTTGAACAGTTGTTACGAACCGCACAAACCTATTTCCAATTTCCAGTTCCTACCATTGCAGTTGTGAATGGACATTGTATGGCAGCGGGAGCAGTGTTTGCATTGTTCTCTGATTACCGGTACATGGTGGACAAAGGGGCAAGGATTGGATTTTCCGAAGCCATCGTTGGTCTTAATTTTCCCTCCATTCCTACGATTGTTTTACAAGACTTGGTAGGTGTCAAAGTCACACGTGATCTTTTATTCACCGGAAAACAAATCAAAGGTCCTGAAGCCAAAGAAATCGGACTTGTGGATGAATTATTCAGTGCTGAATCGTTGTTTGGTGAATCCTTAAAATTTGCCGAATCCCTTTCCAAACTCACAAACAATTCCAGCCGTGGGATGAAAACTGCCTTACGTGAACCGTACAGAAAAAAGATGGAATCCTTATTCCAAATTGATGCTGACCTATTCACAAAAGTCATTTTGTCTCCCGATGGACAGGAAGGATTTTTGTCATTAATTGAGAAACGTAGACCTAAGTTCAGTACTTGA